Within the Desulfovibrio oxyclinae DSM 11498 genome, the region TTGGCCATTGGTGTATCCTCCTAAAAATAATCGGCTCGACGGATGCCCGTTCGGCAGATGATTGTATCGGTAACGTCAAAGACGATTCGGATATGCGTGATCAACTAGAATTGTCAAGCATTTTCCGGGAATTTTTTTAACGGCGAAGGGATGAAATCCACCGTCTTGCCTTGTCTGCCTCGCTTTTCAGCCCCTTGAGATCAAGAGTGCGAAAATTGCCGTCGAGATACAGGACGCGTCCTTCGCACATGGTCATGCGCACTTCGTGTCCCGTAGCCGCGTAGGTCGTATGGGAGATGAGATCGTTCACCGGCAGCATGTTCGGTGCGCAGAGGTCCAGCGCGCACATGTCGGCAGGGCGGCCCGGCGCGAGTGTCCCCAGTTCTGGCCAGTGAAGGCACTGCGCCGATCCTCTCGTGGCCATGTCCAGAACGCTGGCGGCTGAGGCCGCACGGGCGTCGTGGTCGCGGACCTTGCCGCCGAGCGCCGCAAGACCCATCTCGCGAAACATGTTCAGCTGGTTGTTGCTCGCAGCTCCATCTGTGCCGAGGCCGATCGTGACCCCCGCATCCAGCATTCTTTGGATGGGCGCAATGCCCGAGGCGAGTTTCATGTTGGAGGCGGGGTTGTGAACCACCTTCGCGCCTGTTTCGGCGAGTCGCCCGATATCCTCTTCCGACACGTCCACGCAGTGATGCAGCGTGCAACGCCTGTCGAGGATGCCCAGCGAGTCCAGAAGTTCAACAGGGCGTTTGCCATGCTTCTCGACGCAGGACGTGGTCTCTTCCGGAGATTCGGCGAGGTGTATCTGCCACGGCAGGTCGAGCT harbors:
- a CDS encoding amidohydrolase family protein, which codes for MTDGRATNQCDLLVCADMAFLDGRVFHDAAVAICDGTITACGDRGDIAEQFEARETLRLTDAFLLPGLINAHTHLPMTLLRGVGDDRPLLQWLREDIWPVEGRLSPELLRLGAALGCAEMIRTGCTAFMNGYFHEENTGRAAHDAGIRAVLGEGFFGFPSPMFPDAESCWTTLRRLRQQYSGHPRIRTSVAPHAVFTVSPDALTASHTLAAELDLPWQIHLAESPEETTSCVEKHGKRPVELLDSLGILDRRCTLHHCVDVSEEDIGRLAETGAKVVHNPASNMKLASGIAPIQRMLDAGVTIGLGTDGAASNNQLNMFREMGLAALGGKVRDHDARAASAASVLDMATRGSAQCLHWPELGTLAPGRPADMCALDLCAPNMLPVNDLISHTTYAATGHEVRMTMCEGRVLYLDGNFRTLDLKGLKSEADKARRWISSLRR